Proteins found in one Streptococcus criceti HS-6 genomic segment:
- a CDS encoding winged helix-turn-helix transcriptional regulator, protein MTPDTCPVKTTLSLISSKWKILIIYLLHNKGTQRYGQIKQELDNVSQKVLTESLRELERNGLISRRDHHQVPPKVEYTLTDIGEDLYPLLISLADWGENYSRLKAELSTS, encoded by the coding sequence ATGACACCGGATACTTGCCCTGTCAAAACAACGTTAAGCTTAATTTCCAGCAAATGGAAGATCCTTATTATCTATCTTCTACATAACAAGGGAACACAAAGATACGGACAAATTAAGCAAGAATTGGATAACGTTAGCCAAAAAGTACTTACAGAAAGTCTACGAGAACTGGAAAGAAATGGTCTCATTTCCAGAAGAGACCATCATCAAGTACCACCCAAGGTAGAGTATACGTTGACAGACATTGGTGAAGATCTCTATCCACTCTTAATCTCCTTAGCTGATTGGGGAGAAAATTATAGCCGCTTAAAGGCAGAATTATCCACTTCCTAA
- a CDS encoding MarR family winged helix-turn-helix transcriptional regulator — protein MTKAFHSQYADNHQESTGLLFARVYNAWHDRVKKALQDVDLTHPQFIILTSLGALEEKQDWITQVTLAAFSDMDVMTVSQVLKLLLKKGLVERREHPQDSRAKVVFLTDAGRERMNQALPLVEEIDQDYFGQLDNQLAVFNQLLIKLEERDG, from the coding sequence ATGACAAAAGCTTTTCATTCCCAATATGCGGATAACCATCAGGAATCGACAGGCCTTTTATTTGCCCGGGTCTATAATGCTTGGCATGACCGAGTAAAAAAAGCTCTGCAAGATGTTGATCTGACGCATCCTCAGTTTATTATTCTGACGAGTTTAGGAGCTTTGGAAGAGAAACAAGATTGGATTACTCAGGTTACTTTAGCTGCTTTTTCGGATATGGATGTGATGACGGTCTCACAGGTTCTTAAGCTCTTGCTGAAAAAAGGCTTGGTGGAGCGGCGGGAACATCCGCAGGACAGTCGGGCAAAAGTTGTCTTTCTGACAGATGCAGGCAGGGAGCGCATGAATCAGGCTTTGCCTCTCGTTGAGGAGATTGATCAGGATTACTTTGGCCAGCTGGACAATCAACTAGCAGTTTTCAATCAGCTTTTAATAAAATTGGAGGAAAGAGATGGTTAA
- the fghA gene encoding S-formylglutathione hydrolase, with amino-acid sequence MKNLELISSNRSFGGQHQRYTHFSTSTQTQMTFAIYLPPQVERGKKVPVVYFLSGLTCTDENFSTKAGAQQWAAKYGLALVMPDTSPRGEDVADADSYDLGQGAGFYVNATQEPWAKHYQMYDYVAKELPELIEANFPVTDQRSIFGHSMGGHGALQIGLKNPEHYAAISALAPIVNPMEVSWGQKAFTAYLGEDKEAWEVYDSTRLLAQVDSDKCLPILIDQGLADGFYPEQLQPERFEAVAKERQLPVTLNLHEGYDHSYYFIASFVQEHLAFHAEHLGLGED; translated from the coding sequence ATGAAAAATCTAGAATTAATTTCAAGCAACCGTTCATTTGGCGGTCAACACCAACGCTATACTCACTTTTCAACCAGCACTCAGACTCAGATGACTTTTGCCATCTACCTGCCGCCTCAGGTAGAAAGAGGCAAGAAAGTGCCGGTAGTGTATTTTCTGTCAGGCTTGACCTGCACTGATGAAAATTTCTCAACCAAGGCTGGCGCCCAGCAATGGGCGGCTAAGTATGGTCTAGCGCTCGTTATGCCAGATACTTCACCGCGCGGTGAAGATGTAGCAGATGCAGATAGTTATGATCTGGGGCAAGGAGCAGGCTTTTATGTCAATGCCACTCAGGAACCTTGGGCTAAGCATTACCAGATGTATGATTACGTAGCTAAGGAATTGCCTGAGCTGATTGAGGCAAATTTCCCAGTTACTGATCAGCGTTCGATTTTTGGGCACAGTATGGGTGGTCATGGCGCCCTCCAGATTGGTCTTAAAAATCCTGAGCACTATGCGGCTATCTCGGCCTTGGCACCAATCGTTAATCCTATGGAGGTCTCTTGGGGGCAGAAGGCTTTCACCGCCTATCTGGGTGAAGACAAAGAAGCTTGGGAAGTCTATGACAGCACCCGGCTGCTGGCTCAGGTGGATTCTGATAAGTGCTTGCCGATTTTAATTGATCAGGGACTGGCGGATGGCTTTTATCCTGAGCAGCTCCAGCCCGAGCGCTTTGAAGCGGTGGCTAAGGAGCGTCAGCTTCCTGTCACTCTCAATCTGCATGAAGGCTATGATCACAGTTATTATTTCATTGCTAGTTTTGTCCAAGAACATCTAGCTTTTCATGCCGAACATTTGGGGTTAGGGGAAGACTAG
- a CDS encoding S-(hydroxymethyl)glutathione dehydrogenase/class III alcohol dehydrogenase, with the protein MKTRAAVAWAPNEPLKIEEVDLMMPKAHEVLVRITATGVCHTDAYTLSGQDSEGVFPCILGHEGAGIVEAVGEGVAEFQVGDHVIPLYTAECGKCEFCLSGKTNLCSSVRETQGRGLMPDETVRFYKDGQPIYHYMGTSTFSEHTVVADVSLVKVRDDAPLEEVCLLGCGVTTGMGAVLNTAKVEEDSTVSIFGLGGIGLAAIIGARMAKAGRIIAIDTNPDKFEKAKELGATDFVNPNDYDCPIQEVIIEMTNGGVDYSFECIGNVEVMRSALEACHKGWGESIIIGVAPAGAEIHTRPFQLVTGRVWRGSAFGGVKGKSDLPGIVDQYMDGEFALDDFITHTMPLEDINKAFDLMHEGKSIRTVIHY; encoded by the coding sequence ATGAAAACACGTGCAGCCGTGGCTTGGGCGCCTAATGAGCCCTTAAAGATAGAAGAGGTCGATCTCATGATGCCCAAGGCGCATGAAGTCTTGGTCCGTATAACGGCTACAGGAGTCTGTCATACGGATGCTTACACACTTTCAGGTCAGGATAGCGAAGGGGTTTTCCCCTGTATTTTAGGGCATGAGGGTGCAGGTATCGTTGAGGCTGTCGGTGAAGGGGTCGCTGAGTTTCAGGTTGGTGACCACGTTATTCCGCTTTATACTGCTGAGTGCGGTAAGTGTGAGTTCTGCCTGTCAGGTAAGACCAACTTGTGTTCATCTGTCCGTGAGACACAAGGCCGTGGACTTATGCCAGATGAGACTGTTCGTTTCTATAAAGACGGTCAGCCTATCTACCACTACATGGGAACATCAACCTTTTCGGAACACACAGTTGTTGCGGATGTATCCTTGGTTAAGGTCCGTGACGATGCCCCTCTTGAGGAAGTCTGCCTGCTTGGTTGCGGCGTGACGACTGGTATGGGGGCTGTGCTCAATACAGCCAAGGTCGAAGAAGATTCAACGGTTTCTATCTTTGGTCTGGGGGGTATCGGACTTGCCGCGATTATCGGAGCTCGTATGGCCAAGGCTGGTCGTATTATTGCGATTGATACCAATCCTGATAAGTTTGAAAAAGCTAAGGAGCTTGGAGCTACTGACTTTGTCAATCCTAATGACTATGATTGTCCAATCCAAGAGGTTATCATCGAGATGACCAACGGTGGGGTGGACTATTCCTTTGAATGTATCGGAAATGTCGAGGTCATGCGTTCTGCCCTTGAGGCCTGCCACAAAGGTTGGGGAGAAAGTATCATCATCGGGGTTGCCCCAGCGGGTGCTGAGATTCATACGCGCCCATTCCAGTTGGTGACAGGCCGTGTTTGGCGTGGGTCAGCCTTTGGCGGTGTCAAAGGGAAATCAGATCTTCCGGGTATCGTTGACCAGTACATGGATGGTGAATTCGCCCTTGATGATTTCATCACTCATACTATGCCGCTTGAAGACATCAACAAGGCCTTCGACCTTATGCATGAGGGCAAATCAATACGAACAGTCATCCATTATTAA
- the glyQ gene encoding glycine--tRNA ligase subunit alpha translates to MSKKLTFQEIILTLQQYWNDQGCMLMQAYDNEKGAGTMSPYTFLRAIGPEPWNAAYVEPSRRPADGRYGENPNRLYQHHQFQVVMKPSPSNIQELYLESLEKLGINPLEHDIRFVEDNWENPSTGSAGLGWEVWLDGMEITQFTYFQQVGGLATGPVTAEVTYGLERLASYIQEVDSVYDIEWAPGVKYGEIFLQPEYEHSKYSFEISDQDMLLENFDKFEKEAGRALEQGLVHPAYDYVLKCSHTFNLLDARGAVSVTERAGYIARIRNLARIVAKTFVAERKKLGYPLLDEATREKLLAQEED, encoded by the coding sequence ATGAGTAAAAAACTAACTTTTCAAGAAATTATCTTGACTTTACAACAATACTGGAATGATCAGGGTTGTATGCTGATGCAGGCTTATGACAATGAAAAGGGTGCGGGGACAATGAGCCCCTACACCTTCCTGCGGGCTATCGGACCTGAACCTTGGAATGCGGCTTATGTGGAGCCATCACGTCGTCCGGCTGATGGGCGCTATGGGGAAAATCCTAATCGCCTTTACCAGCACCACCAATTCCAAGTGGTTATGAAACCATCGCCAAGCAATATTCAAGAGCTTTACCTTGAGTCCTTGGAAAAATTGGGCATCAATCCCTTGGAACATGATATTCGTTTCGTTGAAGACAACTGGGAAAACCCGTCAACGGGTTCAGCGGGTCTTGGCTGGGAAGTCTGGCTGGACGGTATGGAAATTACTCAGTTTACTTATTTCCAACAGGTCGGTGGTTTGGCGACAGGTCCCGTAACCGCAGAAGTTACATACGGTTTGGAACGCTTGGCCTCTTACATTCAAGAAGTGGATTCGGTTTATGATATCGAATGGGCGCCGGGTGTTAAATACGGTGAAATTTTCTTGCAGCCAGAATACGAGCATTCAAAATACAGCTTTGAAATCTCAGACCAAGATATGCTCCTTGAAAACTTTGACAAGTTTGAAAAAGAGGCCGGTCGAGCTTTGGAACAAGGTCTGGTTCACCCAGCCTACGACTATGTTCTCAAGTGTTCACATACCTTCAACTTGCTTGATGCGCGTGGTGCCGTTTCTGTAACGGAACGTGCGGGTTATATCGCCCGCATTCGTAATTTAGCTCGGATCGTTGCTAAGACCTTTGTGGCTGAACGCAAGAAATTAGGTTATCCATTGTTGGATGAAGCTACACGTGAAAAACTTTTGGCACAGGAGGAAGACTAA
- a CDS encoding DUF4352 domain-containing protein: MKKLKGCLSVIVLLMIIGAIGSAFGKDSRSSANTSSNSRVQKEVTDTIKSTKKKAGQKKTHKTYGIGDVVKVGNVEYTVNSVSQATSVGSEYFGETAQGVYLLVNITVKNNGKESLSVSDDFFKIYKGDTEYKSDSEASLYANDNTGFFLEEINPGNSVTSTVAIDVPQNIANAKGLQLQVQTGVWGTEKARINIQ, translated from the coding sequence ATGAAGAAATTAAAAGGCTGTTTAAGTGTCATTGTATTGCTAATGATAATCGGTGCAATTGGTAGTGCGTTTGGAAAAGATAGTAGAAGTAGTGCAAACACTAGCAGTAATTCTAGGGTACAAAAAGAAGTTACTGATACAATTAAATCTACTAAAAAGAAAGCCGGTCAGAAAAAGACTCACAAGACATACGGAATTGGTGATGTTGTTAAAGTTGGCAATGTAGAATATACAGTCAATTCGGTATCGCAAGCAACTAGCGTAGGTTCTGAATATTTTGGAGAGACTGCTCAAGGTGTTTATCTATTGGTAAATATTACTGTTAAAAATAATGGTAAAGAATCTTTAAGTGTTTCAGATGATTTCTTTAAAATATATAAAGGAGACACTGAATATAAATCTGATTCTGAAGCTTCTTTGTATGCTAATGATAATACTGGATTTTTCTTAGAAGAAATTAATCCAGGAAATTCTGTAACAAGCACAGTAGCCATTGATGTCCCCCAAAATATTGCAAATGCTAAGGGTCTCCAATTACAAGTTCAAACAGGTGTGTGGGGAACTGAAAAAGCAAGAATTAATATCCAGTAA
- the nagA gene encoding N-acetylglucosamine-6-phosphate deacetylase — MATYLKADRFYYAHETKPAGYLELVDGRFGQWTESMPSAAQVLDYTGYQIAPGLVDTHIHGYAGHDVMDNSADGLRSISQHLPEAGVTSFLPTTLTASSQQLEDICATIADVSGSETGAKIQGIYFEGPYFTEKYKGAQNPSYMRNPSFEELERWQKAAKGLLRKIGLAPEREGTVDFIRKATASGVIVALGHSDATYQDAKRAVQAGASVWVHAYNGMSGLNHREPGMVGAVYNLDNTYAELICDGYHVSPVACQILLKQKGTGHVAMITDCMSAGGQPDGDYMLGELPVIVKDNTARLKDGGNLAGSILKLKDGLKNVVDWGIATPEEAVHMATYVPAKSVGLEEQCGQIKANLSADFIVLKDDMSLVATYINGEKVWGE; from the coding sequence ATGGCAACCTACCTTAAGGCAGATCGTTTTTATTATGCTCATGAAACTAAGCCAGCTGGCTATCTTGAGTTGGTTGATGGGCGCTTTGGTCAGTGGACAGAGAGTATGCCAAGTGCTGCTCAAGTTTTAGATTATACAGGGTATCAGATTGCGCCAGGCTTGGTTGATACCCATATCCATGGTTATGCCGGTCATGATGTCATGGATAATTCTGCGGATGGTCTTCGCAGTATCAGTCAGCACTTGCCAGAAGCTGGGGTGACTTCTTTTTTACCGACGACCTTGACAGCTAGCAGTCAGCAGCTGGAAGATATCTGCGCGACTATCGCTGATGTATCGGGGTCTGAGACAGGTGCCAAGATTCAAGGGATCTACTTTGAGGGCCCCTATTTCACAGAGAAATATAAGGGAGCGCAAAATCCTTCCTATATGCGCAATCCTAGTTTTGAGGAGCTGGAGCGCTGGCAAAAGGCAGCTAAGGGACTCCTGCGTAAAATCGGTTTAGCGCCTGAACGTGAAGGAACGGTTGACTTTATCCGCAAAGCTACAGCTTCGGGAGTCATTGTTGCTTTGGGGCACTCTGATGCGACTTATCAGGATGCCAAACGGGCCGTCCAAGCAGGTGCTAGTGTCTGGGTGCACGCCTACAATGGTATGAGTGGGCTTAACCATCGCGAGCCTGGCATGGTGGGTGCTGTTTATAATCTTGACAATACCTATGCTGAGTTGATTTGTGATGGTTATCATGTATCGCCAGTGGCTTGTCAAATCCTCCTCAAGCAAAAGGGAACAGGGCATGTGGCCATGATTACCGATTGCATGTCAGCTGGAGGTCAGCCAGACGGTGATTATATGCTAGGTGAGCTGCCTGTGATTGTTAAGGATAATACTGCCCGTCTCAAGGATGGGGGTAACTTAGCTGGTTCTATCCTCAAACTTAAAGACGGACTCAAGAATGTAGTAGATTGGGGCATTGCCACTCCTGAAGAAGCGGTTCATATGGCAACCTACGTTCCAGCTAAGTCCGTTGGTCTGGAAGAACAATGCGGCCAGATTAAGGCTAACCTCTCAGCCGACTTTATCGTTCTCAAAGATGATATGAGTCTAGTAGCGACTTATATCAATGGTGAAAAGGTTTGGGGCGAATAG
- a CDS encoding EVE domain-containing protein: protein MVKFWVGVVSENHVKRGVDGGFCQICHGKGGPLKRMSQGDYLLYYSPKVTLDSDQKLQAFTAVGKMKDDKVYQFEMAPDFVPFRRDVEYYKSVRPCPIEVARQHPDWKTYANQLRYGHFEVSRDFFMHVFEYMKTR from the coding sequence ATGGTTAAATTTTGGGTCGGAGTGGTTTCGGAAAATCATGTCAAACGCGGTGTTGACGGCGGTTTTTGCCAGATCTGTCATGGCAAAGGTGGTCCCTTAAAACGCATGAGTCAAGGAGACTATCTGCTCTACTACAGTCCAAAAGTTACTCTTGACTCTGATCAAAAGCTGCAGGCTTTTACAGCTGTGGGTAAAATGAAGGATGACAAGGTCTACCAATTTGAGATGGCACCGGACTTTGTCCCTTTCAGGCGAGATGTTGAGTATTACAAGTCTGTTCGTCCCTGCCCGATTGAAGTGGCAAGGCAGCACCCAGACTGGAAAACCTATGCCAACCAGTTGCGCTACGGGCATTTTGAAGTCAGTCGAGATTTCTTTATGCATGTTTTTGAGTATATGAAAACGAGGTAG
- a CDS encoding SRPBCC family protein, whose amino-acid sequence MKFSFELAVNAKKEEVWVYYSQIDQWFVWESDLEQIALDGDFTTGQKGQMKLEGMPELAFTLAEVRENQCFSDVTATPFGNVLFKHEIFEDPAGGISLRHSVSLTDGEMTEDALAFLKQVFDDVPESVGKLKQILEAA is encoded by the coding sequence ATGAAATTTTCTTTTGAGTTGGCTGTCAATGCTAAAAAAGAGGAAGTTTGGGTCTACTATTCTCAAATTGATCAGTGGTTTGTCTGGGAGAGTGATTTGGAACAGATTGCTTTGGACGGTGATTTCACTACAGGACAAAAGGGGCAAATGAAGCTGGAGGGCATGCCTGAACTGGCCTTCACTTTAGCTGAAGTGCGTGAAAATCAGTGTTTTTCTGATGTAACAGCAACGCCTTTTGGCAATGTTCTCTTTAAGCATGAGATATTTGAAGATCCTGCCGGTGGCATCAGCCTGAGACATTCTGTTTCTTTGACAGACGGTGAGATGACAGAGGACGCTTTGGCCTTTTTGAAACAGGTTTTTGACGATGTGCCAGAAAGTGTTGGAAAACTAAAACAAATTTTGGAGGCGGCATGA
- a CDS encoding NAD(P)-dependent oxidoreductase: MNIAILAANGKLGHLLVQESLAKGLRVTAVARKSNQTSSQYFLKKDILELKKEDLAPFDVIISAFGVSQLSDLPLFSVTTQHLLDLLEGSRKRLIVAGGAGSLYIDEGLRWVDATDFPAELKPLAQAEDDAFALLRKNQTVRWLYVSPPAELRFGQPKVGKTVLSDDHLRDNASGKSTLTYADYAEALITEALSSKPHVREHISFLES; this comes from the coding sequence ATGAATATTGCAATTTTAGCGGCTAATGGGAAATTGGGGCATCTACTTGTCCAGGAAAGCCTAGCGAAAGGATTAAGGGTAACGGCTGTTGCGAGGAAATCTAATCAGACATCTAGCCAGTACTTTCTTAAAAAGGATATCTTGGAATTGAAAAAAGAAGATCTAGCACCGTTTGACGTCATTATCAGCGCATTTGGAGTTAGCCAGTTATCTGATTTGCCTTTATTTTCTGTTACTACTCAGCATTTGCTGGATCTATTGGAAGGAAGTCGCAAACGCTTGATTGTGGCAGGCGGTGCAGGGAGTCTTTATATTGATGAAGGACTGCGTTGGGTAGATGCTACAGATTTTCCAGCTGAACTCAAGCCACTTGCTCAAGCAGAAGATGATGCTTTCGCCCTTTTAAGGAAAAATCAAACAGTGAGATGGCTTTATGTTTCGCCACCTGCCGAGCTAAGATTCGGTCAGCCCAAGGTGGGTAAAACGGTATTATCGGACGATCATTTGAGGGACAATGCTAGTGGCAAAAGTACTTTAACTTATGCGGACTATGCAGAAGCCTTGATAACAGAAGCGCTTTCTTCTAAGCCTCATGTGCGGGAACATATTTCTTTTTTGGAATCTTAG
- a CDS encoding Cof-type HAD-IIB family hydrolase, with the protein MIKLIAIDMDGTLLDNQKQLPQENIEALQKASQAGYDVVLCTGRCQSGVEPYARELGLGEDKEFAILNNGCSTFALKDWALVDYVTLSDQEVKELLDRVADYDNIYLTLTEQERFLVFADQVPEIVAYDASLIFTQAQTISWADFQAGHGRIFQAMIMGDCDALDRFHDENRSYFDQHFSHVRSQHYIVEALPKGTSKASGLKALAQQLGIDRSEIMALGDAANDLEMLKFAGHSVAMGNAADSVKAVCHHQTASNDQAGVAKAIYEYVLD; encoded by the coding sequence ATGATCAAACTTATTGCTATTGATATGGATGGCACTCTTTTGGACAATCAAAAGCAACTGCCTCAGGAAAACATTGAGGCACTCCAGAAAGCTAGTCAAGCCGGTTATGATGTTGTCCTTTGTACAGGCCGCTGCCAGTCTGGTGTTGAACCCTATGCGAGGGAGTTGGGCTTAGGAGAAGACAAAGAATTTGCGATTTTAAACAATGGCTGCTCAACCTTTGCGCTCAAGGATTGGGCCTTGGTTGATTATGTGACCCTGAGTGATCAAGAGGTCAAAGAGCTATTAGATAGGGTCGCCGATTATGATAACATCTATTTAACCTTGACGGAACAGGAACGCTTTTTGGTCTTTGCGGATCAGGTACCTGAGATTGTCGCCTATGATGCCAGTTTAATTTTTACTCAGGCTCAGACTATCTCTTGGGCAGATTTCCAAGCAGGGCATGGCCGTATTTTCCAAGCGATGATTATGGGAGATTGTGATGCTTTAGACCGTTTTCATGACGAAAATCGCTCCTATTTTGATCAGCATTTTTCTCATGTTCGCAGTCAGCACTACATTGTTGAAGCACTCCCTAAAGGGACAAGCAAGGCTTCTGGTCTCAAGGCATTGGCCCAGCAACTGGGAATCGATCGCTCCGAAATAATGGCTCTGGGCGATGCGGCCAACGACTTAGAGATGCTGAAATTTGCCGGCCACAGTGTGGCTATGGGCAACGCGGCAGACAGCGTAAAAGCAGTTTGTCATCACCAGACAGCCAGCAATGATCAAGCTGGCGTAGCTAAAGCTATCTATGAGTATGTGTTAGACTAA